From Aptenodytes patagonicus chromosome 1, bAptPat1.pri.cur, whole genome shotgun sequence, one genomic window encodes:
- the RNF6 gene encoding E3 ubiquitin-protein ligase RNF6 isoform X2 → MGWKMRRPRMHQNGSHKRRKKGQPGIIVMDRSRHRAGNGNEQASSREHSHGEDERQRQLERLSREEAYYQFINELNEEDYRLMRDRNLLGTPGEITAEELQQRLEGAKERPASQTDLDNREDSDVLGENSNGDSLLEWLNTFRRTGNATRSGQSGNQTWRAVSRTNPNSGEFRFSLEININHEHNSFETAGEEYVGIDSSRMYLERRHQRAVSPVTPRTRSRTAREANSEASSTARTRSVRSSVAQSSEATSQPVSGRLRSRTRELTGLSQTSTTRNNSAAAGEQREMPERGTSTGVTRGRARTSVRMSTNQRLEILRLRSTLSSRSRSPLQRQGDTARSEEHGQRQDRNAQQVNRSRRQTAQPSPQPAEEQARGNTQTPQVSSVAPSLGITLEEEESSRPVAAVRRHPTITLDLQVRRIRPGENRDRDSIASRTRSRVGMAENTVTFESDSGGFRRTISRSERAGIRTYVSTIRIPLRRISETGLGEPSSVALRSILRQIMTGFGELSSLMETESNSEAQRGGHRLPDVQSEQNNSSSANNSDPSEVSSRNGHAVEGSRETNGQRDDIQHYDRNNENQDNRQSQDANNLVENGTLPILRLAHFFLLNEDEDDDRLRGLTKEQIDNLSTRNYGDIHTENEISKTCSVCINEYVTGNKLRQLPCMHEFHIHCIDRWLSENSTCPICRQPVLGSNAADNG, encoded by the exons ATGGGGTGGAAAATGAGGAGACCAAGGATGCATCAGAATGGATCCCACAAACGACGTAAGAAAG gaCAGCCTGGCATTATCGTTATGGATCGCTCTCGGCACCGTGCAGGGAATGGCAATGAGCAGGCATCTTCACGAGAGCATAGTCATGGTGAAGATGAGAGACAAAGACAGCTGGAGCGCCTCAGTAGGGAGGAGGCCTATTACCAGTTCATTAATGAACTCAATGAAGAAGACTACAGGTTAATGAGGGACCGCAACCTGCTCGGCACTCCTG GAGAAATAACAGCAGAAGAATTGCAGCAACGCTTGGAGGGGGCTAAGGAGCGTCCGGCATCACAGACTGATCTGGATAACAGAGAAG ATTCTGATGTTCTTGGAGAAAACTCTAATGGTGATTCATTGCTTGAATGGCTGAACACATTTCGTCGCACAGGAAATGCCACTCGCAGTGGACAGAGTGGGAACCAAACCTGGAGAGCCGTGAGTCGAACAAACCCAAACAGTGGGGAGTTTCGGTTTAGTCTTGAAATCAACATAAATCATGAACATAACAGTTTTGAAACTGCTGGTGAGGAGTATGTGGGTATAGATAGTAGCAGAATGTATTTAGAAAGAAGACATCAAAGAGCCGTCAGTCCAGTAACCCCACGAACAAGGAGCAGGACTGCAAGAGAGGCAAACAGTGAGGCTTCAAGCACTGCAAGGACCAGGTCTGTAAGAAGTTCCGTGGCACAAAGCTCTGAAGCAACCTCTCAACCGGTCTCAGGGAGGCTCAGGAGTAGAACAAGGGAGTTGACAGGCCTTTCCCAAACAAGTACTACACGTAATaattctgcagctgctggtgAACAAAGAGAAATGCCAGAAAGAGGTACTTCTACAGGAGTCACAAGAGGTAGAGCTAGAACTAGTGTTCGCATGAGTACAAACCAAAGACTAGAAATTCTTCGGCTGCGGTCTACTTTAAGTAGTCGAAGCCGCTCTCCGCTGCAAAGGCAAGGCGATACTGCTCGTTCTGAGGAACATGGGCAGAGGCAGGATAGGAATGCGCAGCAAGTCAACAGAAGTAGAagacaaacagctcagccttcTCCACAGCCTGCCGAAGAACAAGCAAGAGGTAACACTCAGACTCCTCAGGTCTCCAGTGTAGCCCCATCCTTGGGAATAACTTTGGAAGAGGAGGAATCTAGTAGGCCAGTAGCTGCTGTTAGAAGGCATCCAACAATTACGTTAGATCTTCAGGTGAGAAGAATTCGTCCTGGAGAAAACAGAGATCGGGACAGTATTGCCAGTAGAACTCGTTCTAGAGTAGGAATGGCAGAAAACACAGTTACCTTTGAAAGTGACAGTGGGGGATTTCGGCGTACGATATCGCGATCAGAACGTGCAGGTATTCGAACCTACGTGAGCACTATACGGATACCTCTTCGTCGGATTTCAGAAACTGGGCTTGGTGAACCTTCATCAGTGGCTCTTCGATCAATCCTTAGACAAATTATGACAGGCTTTGGAGAACTGAGTTCTTTAATGGAAACTGAATCTAACTCAGAAGCGCAAAGAGGTGGTCATCGCTTACCGGACGTACAGTCAGAGCAGAATAACTCAAGTTCAGCAAACAATAGTGATCCAAGTGAGGTTTCATCTAGAAATGGGCATGCAGTAGAAGGCAGCAGGGAAACAAATGGACAGAGAGATGATATTCAACACTATGATCGCAATAATGAAAACCAAGATAACAGGCAGTCTCAAGATGCTAACAACCTGGTGGAAAATGGAACGCTGCCCATACTTCGACTTGCCCACTTCTTCCTGCTGAATGAAGATGAGGATGACGATCGTTTAAGAGGTTTAACCAAAGAGCAGATTGACAATCTTTCTACCCGGAACTATGGGGATATTCACACCGAAAATGAAATAAGTAAAACGTGTAGTGTTTGCATTAATGAATACGTAACAGGGAATAAGCTAAGGCAGTTACCTTGTATGCATGAGTTTCATATTCATTGTATTGATCGCTGGCTCTCTGAAAACTCCACTTGCCCAATTTGTCGGCAGCCCGTATTGGGGTCTAATGCCGCAGACAACGGCTAG
- the RNF6 gene encoding E3 ubiquitin-protein ligase RNF6 isoform X1 encodes MGWKMRRPRMHQNGSHKRRKKGQPGIIVMDRSRHRAGNGNEQASSREHSHGEDERQRQLERLSREEAYYQFINELNEEDYRLMRDRNLLGTPGEITAEELQQRLEGAKERPASQTDLDNREGEDSDVLGENSNGDSLLEWLNTFRRTGNATRSGQSGNQTWRAVSRTNPNSGEFRFSLEININHEHNSFETAGEEYVGIDSSRMYLERRHQRAVSPVTPRTRSRTAREANSEASSTARTRSVRSSVAQSSEATSQPVSGRLRSRTRELTGLSQTSTTRNNSAAAGEQREMPERGTSTGVTRGRARTSVRMSTNQRLEILRLRSTLSSRSRSPLQRQGDTARSEEHGQRQDRNAQQVNRSRRQTAQPSPQPAEEQARGNTQTPQVSSVAPSLGITLEEEESSRPVAAVRRHPTITLDLQVRRIRPGENRDRDSIASRTRSRVGMAENTVTFESDSGGFRRTISRSERAGIRTYVSTIRIPLRRISETGLGEPSSVALRSILRQIMTGFGELSSLMETESNSEAQRGGHRLPDVQSEQNNSSSANNSDPSEVSSRNGHAVEGSRETNGQRDDIQHYDRNNENQDNRQSQDANNLVENGTLPILRLAHFFLLNEDEDDDRLRGLTKEQIDNLSTRNYGDIHTENEISKTCSVCINEYVTGNKLRQLPCMHEFHIHCIDRWLSENSTCPICRQPVLGSNAADNG; translated from the exons ATGGGGTGGAAAATGAGGAGACCAAGGATGCATCAGAATGGATCCCACAAACGACGTAAGAAAG gaCAGCCTGGCATTATCGTTATGGATCGCTCTCGGCACCGTGCAGGGAATGGCAATGAGCAGGCATCTTCACGAGAGCATAGTCATGGTGAAGATGAGAGACAAAGACAGCTGGAGCGCCTCAGTAGGGAGGAGGCCTATTACCAGTTCATTAATGAACTCAATGAAGAAGACTACAGGTTAATGAGGGACCGCAACCTGCTCGGCACTCCTG GAGAAATAACAGCAGAAGAATTGCAGCAACGCTTGGAGGGGGCTAAGGAGCGTCCGGCATCACAGACTGATCTGGATAACAGAGAAGGTGAAG ATTCTGATGTTCTTGGAGAAAACTCTAATGGTGATTCATTGCTTGAATGGCTGAACACATTTCGTCGCACAGGAAATGCCACTCGCAGTGGACAGAGTGGGAACCAAACCTGGAGAGCCGTGAGTCGAACAAACCCAAACAGTGGGGAGTTTCGGTTTAGTCTTGAAATCAACATAAATCATGAACATAACAGTTTTGAAACTGCTGGTGAGGAGTATGTGGGTATAGATAGTAGCAGAATGTATTTAGAAAGAAGACATCAAAGAGCCGTCAGTCCAGTAACCCCACGAACAAGGAGCAGGACTGCAAGAGAGGCAAACAGTGAGGCTTCAAGCACTGCAAGGACCAGGTCTGTAAGAAGTTCCGTGGCACAAAGCTCTGAAGCAACCTCTCAACCGGTCTCAGGGAGGCTCAGGAGTAGAACAAGGGAGTTGACAGGCCTTTCCCAAACAAGTACTACACGTAATaattctgcagctgctggtgAACAAAGAGAAATGCCAGAAAGAGGTACTTCTACAGGAGTCACAAGAGGTAGAGCTAGAACTAGTGTTCGCATGAGTACAAACCAAAGACTAGAAATTCTTCGGCTGCGGTCTACTTTAAGTAGTCGAAGCCGCTCTCCGCTGCAAAGGCAAGGCGATACTGCTCGTTCTGAGGAACATGGGCAGAGGCAGGATAGGAATGCGCAGCAAGTCAACAGAAGTAGAagacaaacagctcagccttcTCCACAGCCTGCCGAAGAACAAGCAAGAGGTAACACTCAGACTCCTCAGGTCTCCAGTGTAGCCCCATCCTTGGGAATAACTTTGGAAGAGGAGGAATCTAGTAGGCCAGTAGCTGCTGTTAGAAGGCATCCAACAATTACGTTAGATCTTCAGGTGAGAAGAATTCGTCCTGGAGAAAACAGAGATCGGGACAGTATTGCCAGTAGAACTCGTTCTAGAGTAGGAATGGCAGAAAACACAGTTACCTTTGAAAGTGACAGTGGGGGATTTCGGCGTACGATATCGCGATCAGAACGTGCAGGTATTCGAACCTACGTGAGCACTATACGGATACCTCTTCGTCGGATTTCAGAAACTGGGCTTGGTGAACCTTCATCAGTGGCTCTTCGATCAATCCTTAGACAAATTATGACAGGCTTTGGAGAACTGAGTTCTTTAATGGAAACTGAATCTAACTCAGAAGCGCAAAGAGGTGGTCATCGCTTACCGGACGTACAGTCAGAGCAGAATAACTCAAGTTCAGCAAACAATAGTGATCCAAGTGAGGTTTCATCTAGAAATGGGCATGCAGTAGAAGGCAGCAGGGAAACAAATGGACAGAGAGATGATATTCAACACTATGATCGCAATAATGAAAACCAAGATAACAGGCAGTCTCAAGATGCTAACAACCTGGTGGAAAATGGAACGCTGCCCATACTTCGACTTGCCCACTTCTTCCTGCTGAATGAAGATGAGGATGACGATCGTTTAAGAGGTTTAACCAAAGAGCAGATTGACAATCTTTCTACCCGGAACTATGGGGATATTCACACCGAAAATGAAATAAGTAAAACGTGTAGTGTTTGCATTAATGAATACGTAACAGGGAATAAGCTAAGGCAGTTACCTTGTATGCATGAGTTTCATATTCATTGTATTGATCGCTGGCTCTCTGAAAACTCCACTTGCCCAATTTGTCGGCAGCCCGTATTGGGGTCTAATGCCGCAGACAACGGCTAG
- the RNF6 gene encoding E3 ubiquitin-protein ligase RNF6 isoform X3, with the protein MDPTNDVRKPGIIVMDRSRHRAGNGNEQASSREHSHGEDERQRQLERLSREEAYYQFINELNEEDYRLMRDRNLLGTPGEITAEELQQRLEGAKERPASQTDLDNREGEDSDVLGENSNGDSLLEWLNTFRRTGNATRSGQSGNQTWRAVSRTNPNSGEFRFSLEININHEHNSFETAGEEYVGIDSSRMYLERRHQRAVSPVTPRTRSRTAREANSEASSTARTRSVRSSVAQSSEATSQPVSGRLRSRTRELTGLSQTSTTRNNSAAAGEQREMPERGTSTGVTRGRARTSVRMSTNQRLEILRLRSTLSSRSRSPLQRQGDTARSEEHGQRQDRNAQQVNRSRRQTAQPSPQPAEEQARGNTQTPQVSSVAPSLGITLEEEESSRPVAAVRRHPTITLDLQVRRIRPGENRDRDSIASRTRSRVGMAENTVTFESDSGGFRRTISRSERAGIRTYVSTIRIPLRRISETGLGEPSSVALRSILRQIMTGFGELSSLMETESNSEAQRGGHRLPDVQSEQNNSSSANNSDPSEVSSRNGHAVEGSRETNGQRDDIQHYDRNNENQDNRQSQDANNLVENGTLPILRLAHFFLLNEDEDDDRLRGLTKEQIDNLSTRNYGDIHTENEISKTCSVCINEYVTGNKLRQLPCMHEFHIHCIDRWLSENSTCPICRQPVLGSNAADNG; encoded by the exons ATGGATCCCACAAACGACGTAAGAAAG CCTGGCATTATCGTTATGGATCGCTCTCGGCACCGTGCAGGGAATGGCAATGAGCAGGCATCTTCACGAGAGCATAGTCATGGTGAAGATGAGAGACAAAGACAGCTGGAGCGCCTCAGTAGGGAGGAGGCCTATTACCAGTTCATTAATGAACTCAATGAAGAAGACTACAGGTTAATGAGGGACCGCAACCTGCTCGGCACTCCTG GAGAAATAACAGCAGAAGAATTGCAGCAACGCTTGGAGGGGGCTAAGGAGCGTCCGGCATCACAGACTGATCTGGATAACAGAGAAGGTGAAG ATTCTGATGTTCTTGGAGAAAACTCTAATGGTGATTCATTGCTTGAATGGCTGAACACATTTCGTCGCACAGGAAATGCCACTCGCAGTGGACAGAGTGGGAACCAAACCTGGAGAGCCGTGAGTCGAACAAACCCAAACAGTGGGGAGTTTCGGTTTAGTCTTGAAATCAACATAAATCATGAACATAACAGTTTTGAAACTGCTGGTGAGGAGTATGTGGGTATAGATAGTAGCAGAATGTATTTAGAAAGAAGACATCAAAGAGCCGTCAGTCCAGTAACCCCACGAACAAGGAGCAGGACTGCAAGAGAGGCAAACAGTGAGGCTTCAAGCACTGCAAGGACCAGGTCTGTAAGAAGTTCCGTGGCACAAAGCTCTGAAGCAACCTCTCAACCGGTCTCAGGGAGGCTCAGGAGTAGAACAAGGGAGTTGACAGGCCTTTCCCAAACAAGTACTACACGTAATaattctgcagctgctggtgAACAAAGAGAAATGCCAGAAAGAGGTACTTCTACAGGAGTCACAAGAGGTAGAGCTAGAACTAGTGTTCGCATGAGTACAAACCAAAGACTAGAAATTCTTCGGCTGCGGTCTACTTTAAGTAGTCGAAGCCGCTCTCCGCTGCAAAGGCAAGGCGATACTGCTCGTTCTGAGGAACATGGGCAGAGGCAGGATAGGAATGCGCAGCAAGTCAACAGAAGTAGAagacaaacagctcagccttcTCCACAGCCTGCCGAAGAACAAGCAAGAGGTAACACTCAGACTCCTCAGGTCTCCAGTGTAGCCCCATCCTTGGGAATAACTTTGGAAGAGGAGGAATCTAGTAGGCCAGTAGCTGCTGTTAGAAGGCATCCAACAATTACGTTAGATCTTCAGGTGAGAAGAATTCGTCCTGGAGAAAACAGAGATCGGGACAGTATTGCCAGTAGAACTCGTTCTAGAGTAGGAATGGCAGAAAACACAGTTACCTTTGAAAGTGACAGTGGGGGATTTCGGCGTACGATATCGCGATCAGAACGTGCAGGTATTCGAACCTACGTGAGCACTATACGGATACCTCTTCGTCGGATTTCAGAAACTGGGCTTGGTGAACCTTCATCAGTGGCTCTTCGATCAATCCTTAGACAAATTATGACAGGCTTTGGAGAACTGAGTTCTTTAATGGAAACTGAATCTAACTCAGAAGCGCAAAGAGGTGGTCATCGCTTACCGGACGTACAGTCAGAGCAGAATAACTCAAGTTCAGCAAACAATAGTGATCCAAGTGAGGTTTCATCTAGAAATGGGCATGCAGTAGAAGGCAGCAGGGAAACAAATGGACAGAGAGATGATATTCAACACTATGATCGCAATAATGAAAACCAAGATAACAGGCAGTCTCAAGATGCTAACAACCTGGTGGAAAATGGAACGCTGCCCATACTTCGACTTGCCCACTTCTTCCTGCTGAATGAAGATGAGGATGACGATCGTTTAAGAGGTTTAACCAAAGAGCAGATTGACAATCTTTCTACCCGGAACTATGGGGATATTCACACCGAAAATGAAATAAGTAAAACGTGTAGTGTTTGCATTAATGAATACGTAACAGGGAATAAGCTAAGGCAGTTACCTTGTATGCATGAGTTTCATATTCATTGTATTGATCGCTGGCTCTCTGAAAACTCCACTTGCCCAATTTGTCGGCAGCCCGTATTGGGGTCTAATGCCGCAGACAACGGCTAG
- the RNF6 gene encoding E3 ubiquitin-protein ligase RNF6 isoform X4 encodes MDRSRHRAGNGNEQASSREHSHGEDERQRQLERLSREEAYYQFINELNEEDYRLMRDRNLLGTPGEITAEELQQRLEGAKERPASQTDLDNREGEDSDVLGENSNGDSLLEWLNTFRRTGNATRSGQSGNQTWRAVSRTNPNSGEFRFSLEININHEHNSFETAGEEYVGIDSSRMYLERRHQRAVSPVTPRTRSRTAREANSEASSTARTRSVRSSVAQSSEATSQPVSGRLRSRTRELTGLSQTSTTRNNSAAAGEQREMPERGTSTGVTRGRARTSVRMSTNQRLEILRLRSTLSSRSRSPLQRQGDTARSEEHGQRQDRNAQQVNRSRRQTAQPSPQPAEEQARGNTQTPQVSSVAPSLGITLEEEESSRPVAAVRRHPTITLDLQVRRIRPGENRDRDSIASRTRSRVGMAENTVTFESDSGGFRRTISRSERAGIRTYVSTIRIPLRRISETGLGEPSSVALRSILRQIMTGFGELSSLMETESNSEAQRGGHRLPDVQSEQNNSSSANNSDPSEVSSRNGHAVEGSRETNGQRDDIQHYDRNNENQDNRQSQDANNLVENGTLPILRLAHFFLLNEDEDDDRLRGLTKEQIDNLSTRNYGDIHTENEISKTCSVCINEYVTGNKLRQLPCMHEFHIHCIDRWLSENSTCPICRQPVLGSNAADNG; translated from the exons ATGGATCGCTCTCGGCACCGTGCAGGGAATGGCAATGAGCAGGCATCTTCACGAGAGCATAGTCATGGTGAAGATGAGAGACAAAGACAGCTGGAGCGCCTCAGTAGGGAGGAGGCCTATTACCAGTTCATTAATGAACTCAATGAAGAAGACTACAGGTTAATGAGGGACCGCAACCTGCTCGGCACTCCTG GAGAAATAACAGCAGAAGAATTGCAGCAACGCTTGGAGGGGGCTAAGGAGCGTCCGGCATCACAGACTGATCTGGATAACAGAGAAGGTGAAG ATTCTGATGTTCTTGGAGAAAACTCTAATGGTGATTCATTGCTTGAATGGCTGAACACATTTCGTCGCACAGGAAATGCCACTCGCAGTGGACAGAGTGGGAACCAAACCTGGAGAGCCGTGAGTCGAACAAACCCAAACAGTGGGGAGTTTCGGTTTAGTCTTGAAATCAACATAAATCATGAACATAACAGTTTTGAAACTGCTGGTGAGGAGTATGTGGGTATAGATAGTAGCAGAATGTATTTAGAAAGAAGACATCAAAGAGCCGTCAGTCCAGTAACCCCACGAACAAGGAGCAGGACTGCAAGAGAGGCAAACAGTGAGGCTTCAAGCACTGCAAGGACCAGGTCTGTAAGAAGTTCCGTGGCACAAAGCTCTGAAGCAACCTCTCAACCGGTCTCAGGGAGGCTCAGGAGTAGAACAAGGGAGTTGACAGGCCTTTCCCAAACAAGTACTACACGTAATaattctgcagctgctggtgAACAAAGAGAAATGCCAGAAAGAGGTACTTCTACAGGAGTCACAAGAGGTAGAGCTAGAACTAGTGTTCGCATGAGTACAAACCAAAGACTAGAAATTCTTCGGCTGCGGTCTACTTTAAGTAGTCGAAGCCGCTCTCCGCTGCAAAGGCAAGGCGATACTGCTCGTTCTGAGGAACATGGGCAGAGGCAGGATAGGAATGCGCAGCAAGTCAACAGAAGTAGAagacaaacagctcagccttcTCCACAGCCTGCCGAAGAACAAGCAAGAGGTAACACTCAGACTCCTCAGGTCTCCAGTGTAGCCCCATCCTTGGGAATAACTTTGGAAGAGGAGGAATCTAGTAGGCCAGTAGCTGCTGTTAGAAGGCATCCAACAATTACGTTAGATCTTCAGGTGAGAAGAATTCGTCCTGGAGAAAACAGAGATCGGGACAGTATTGCCAGTAGAACTCGTTCTAGAGTAGGAATGGCAGAAAACACAGTTACCTTTGAAAGTGACAGTGGGGGATTTCGGCGTACGATATCGCGATCAGAACGTGCAGGTATTCGAACCTACGTGAGCACTATACGGATACCTCTTCGTCGGATTTCAGAAACTGGGCTTGGTGAACCTTCATCAGTGGCTCTTCGATCAATCCTTAGACAAATTATGACAGGCTTTGGAGAACTGAGTTCTTTAATGGAAACTGAATCTAACTCAGAAGCGCAAAGAGGTGGTCATCGCTTACCGGACGTACAGTCAGAGCAGAATAACTCAAGTTCAGCAAACAATAGTGATCCAAGTGAGGTTTCATCTAGAAATGGGCATGCAGTAGAAGGCAGCAGGGAAACAAATGGACAGAGAGATGATATTCAACACTATGATCGCAATAATGAAAACCAAGATAACAGGCAGTCTCAAGATGCTAACAACCTGGTGGAAAATGGAACGCTGCCCATACTTCGACTTGCCCACTTCTTCCTGCTGAATGAAGATGAGGATGACGATCGTTTAAGAGGTTTAACCAAAGAGCAGATTGACAATCTTTCTACCCGGAACTATGGGGATATTCACACCGAAAATGAAATAAGTAAAACGTGTAGTGTTTGCATTAATGAATACGTAACAGGGAATAAGCTAAGGCAGTTACCTTGTATGCATGAGTTTCATATTCATTGTATTGATCGCTGGCTCTCTGAAAACTCCACTTGCCCAATTTGTCGGCAGCCCGTATTGGGGTCTAATGCCGCAGACAACGGCTAG